The following nucleotide sequence is from Podospora bellae-mahoneyi strain CBS 112042 chromosome 1 map unlocalized CBS112042p_1, whole genome shotgun sequence.
CTCTACCCCAACGAAGTTGCGTGCCTCGGGACCGACGTACTCACCAGCTGACCGCCAGCCTGCTTGATGTTTCAAAATTGGAGTATATATAGCCTTGGACGGTCGAGAGTCAGGAGGTTGGGCCGCACTATTCAGGATGTTTGCCGCAAGTCTTAATCCCGTGTTCTTGCGATGCTCTCTCCCACTGTGTTTACAGCTCAACAATCACAAAGGACTTTGAGAATGGGCCTCTCAAATACCGTGACACTGAATCTCGCTGTCAGGTAGGACCTCTTTCTCACCAAATCTCCAGGTTTTGCTGGCCGGAATGCAGCAAGGGTTGCTTGacaccttcccatcccagACTCTCATCCAATATCTGCCCCAACGCCCCACTACGGAGTGGTGTCAGTATGAAGAAGTGAGCGCGGGATATGCTCCTGATGGTGGGGGACAACATGCCTTGGGAGAGCGAGCCCAGGCCAGGTTTTCTCACTGTGCTCTTGGTGAAAACTGAGGCTCCTGCGGTGTATAAACACGCCTCGACGCCGGTTAACCGTTGGGATCTTCGTCTCTAGACCGGAGCTAACGCGACTTGAGCACCAATCTGAGTCGGGTTTGATCGGTTTGATCCAAGGGCAGAATTTCGTCACCGTTGAGGCAGATTGTTCGCCGATTTTTGAGTTTGGTGCCCTGCAGCTACGACCCTCATATACTTTTCCGGCCATGATGTTCGATCCGAGAGGCTCCAACACCAGGACACCGCCAGCGGAAGAAACCAAGATGAAGTATGGGGACCCAATCCTGCATGCATGCAAGTAGGAGATTCAAGCGTTTAAGAAAGTGAGATCTGACAAGCCCCTTGCTTCAGACATCTAGATCGTCAGTCGGCTTCGGCTCTTGCTGAAAAGCCACCGCAGATGGCAACACCGGCAACCAGGGACTTGGAGTATGCAGATGTCGTTTTGGCTGCATGTCCGCCCAACGGATCGGCGCCacaggccgagatggatCGGGGTTGGCGGCCATGGAAGGTCGTGATAGGTTCTTACTGTCTATCGGTGGCCGTTTACGGACTGTTGAGCACCATCGGTCTCTTTCAGACACACTGGAAAGAAGACATGCTCAAGGAATACACAGACAGCGAGATCTCGTGGATCATATCCATGTTTGGCTTTCTGGACTGCTTCGTAGCGGCCCCGGCCGGCATTGTATTCGACCGATATGGTTCAAAGTGGGTCTTGGCGGTCAACAGCATGATATATCTTGCGTCCTTCGTAGGTCTGGCTTTTTCGTCGACCTATAGCGAGCTGATGGGTtgcatggtggtggcaggaGTCTCATCTGGTACGTGGCTCATCAGAAGCAAGTTTGGGAGTAGCAACGTACGCGGGCTAACATGAGCGGTGTAGCAACTATTACGACGGTCGCCTTTGCAGTCGTGAGCCATTGgttcaaggagaaggccggcTTCGCCACGGGGTGCGTGACCGTCAGTGCGGCATTGGGCGGAATGTTCTTCTCACTTGTGCTCCAGAGTCTGTTTGACCGGCTGCAATGGAGGGATgcagccttgatcttgacTCTCATCCTGGCCGTGTTTGTCACGTTGGGCAATCTGCTCGTTGAGACCAACCTACCGCCGCAATCTAAAACGCAGGGAGAGCAAAGGACGGCAGGAGAAACGGAGATCTCCCGGAAGGCATGCGGCACATGGCAGTCGATACTAGGGATCATCCAAAACCCCAAATTTTGGCTCATTACTTATGCCATATTCGGTGAGTGACCTTGGTGGTCCAGAAAGACATCGACTGGGCAATACTAACTCAGTCATTTGTGCGCAGCATACGAACttatcctcttcatccaaTGGGGGTCGATCCCCTCTTATGCCGTGGCGACCAACTTTGGGGAGAAGCAGTTCTACCTCATGATGTCGTACAACATTGGCGCTGCTTTTGGGAGAATCTTGCCACCGTTTGTGTCCGATAGGTTGCTTGGTCCGTTGAACACAACCATAGCCATGAACATTTTCACATTGACAGCGGTACTTGCCATCTGGCTGCCGGCGGGAGCGAGTTCCATGGACATGCTCTATCTGGTAGTTGTTCTTATGGGCATCGGCACAGGAAGCTTTGTGCCTCTAGGCGGTAGGATTTCAGGAAACATATTCCTGGCTTGAAGACTTGCTGAAGTTTCTGTCGTGTAGTGGCTTGCATGGGTGCTCTTTGTAAGCCTCAAGACATGGGGAAATGGCTAGGCTTCGCCTATGCAATTTCGGGGTTTGCGTAAGTTCTCCAGATTGGTCTGATCACTTATCTCTCTATACTGAACAAAACCTCTCAGGACTTTGATAGGGAACCCCGCAACCGGAGCGATCCTTGACAGACACGGATCTAATGGCATCGTGGCGTTTCTCGCAGCAGTTCTCGCTTCTGGCCTGATCAGCATAGGTATCCTCCGATGGCAGTGCAATGGCCGGcgttggttggtgatgggcaaGATCTGATGTCGGTTTACCTGGTTGGCTATGCCCTCGTGATGGGTAACACAGCAGGACGGGGAAGTGGGGGGGCGGTTGGTTGCCCGGTAGAGGTGGGACCGAACACCAGAATCTCGTTAGTTAGTAACAATATCTAACTTTGGGATCTGAGATCTGGACTGCTCATCAATGTAACAAAAGTCAAGGTAGGGAGAGAGGTTTATTTTGAGATTGACTTTGTGTCTATAGGTAACAGGATGACAGCGCGGGTAAGGAGAGACAGAAGTGAGACAGACCCACGGGAATTGGACAACTGACACCGGAGAATGTCGACCCGATTCTCCGACTTGTAGTTATCTGCACAAATTCACACCGGAAGACGGGGGGGCTTTTCGactacaacaccaccacagcaagcaCCCCTCAAAAGTGTACGACTGCTTCGCCGTGTTACGCAAGATCCAGATACCCGGTTTGGAACCATGTAGTTTGCTAGTACGCCTCTCTCAACCTCTCATTTCTTGCGCAGCTTTTATTTCCCGGAATATTTCATGACAGATCGGAAATCAGAAATCTGAGGAGTACATACAGCTAGGAAAATATCCATGAGATGGGGACGGGAGCTAATCACCCGTTTTAtatgggggggaggggagcggtTGGGGGGGAACGAGCGGCTAGCCCCGGAATTTTCGTTTCTCGGAGATGTCACAATCGGTTTTGTTGCTAGAGGCCGCAGCGGTACTAtacaccaccatctttccctcttttttctcccgCATCCACCTTGACACCGGGACCTGGCATGATCTTGGGGGGTACaagtggtggggaggagggtggtatACCTATTGTAACGAAGATcgaggggaggagattgagatggttggttggttcgtggatggggtgggacAAAGATGTAACCCGTCCGTCTTTTCTGCCCCGTTACCTATGAGAAGGTGTGATGAGTGCAAGTGTACCCGGAAAAGCGAACCGGACAGAATTATTGCgtttgtggtgatgatggttcaGCTGGTATTGGAACGCCATCGACGTATATACGAGATGTCTCTGGTACTTTACACACACAAGGCAGACGCATGGGGTTTATTGACAGCCTTACTTCTGTTATCGTGTGTCCGAGGACCGGGAGGGGGAGCTAGATATGCTCGCAGCCTTGCCGTTGGTTAGACAGGACATCTCTTTTTTggctcctcttccctctcaCGTTCaacgcttttttttttctttttctttcaaGGAGAATACCCATCAAAAGCCTGGCTGATGGCCTAAACTATCATTATGCCAAACAATATCATGCAGCAAGAAATACCAGGTAGTGGCATGATCGTGCTTGTAGCAGATACGATCCCGCGGCTTTTCGGAGATCGAAACTGTCATCGGTGggaagaagcaaaaaaaaaaaaaagaagaaaaaaaagagcaaaaaTTTGACAATCCCATATCATGATGAATGTTGGCATCGATCGTACCAGATGATGCGTGGTTGGTTTaggggggttggcggtgagaAATACATGACGTAGTGGCATTCATGTCTTTGAGCTTGGGCTTTGAGGGGTGTTGATCTTTTGGATGTTATCACCTCCGCTCTACCATCAGGCCGCTGTCGTTGGTCCGTAATGTCTTGGAATATTGCTATAAAACCTGCAAGTTGAGACCGGGGAATTTTTGGGTATTGATATGACGGAAGCGCACCAGTCAGATGGCAAGGGCAGATGGCCGGGCCAGTCAAAGATAATAAGGGAAAGATCTAGacagagaaaagaaaggtgTGACTTGCGATCTTCCGAGAACACTGATGGTTTGTTATGTGTGTCTCGGTTGAGCAGTTATCCGGAAGAGGGACGGGGTGATTTTGAACTGACAGCTGGGCGGGTGTTCTAAATAGGACACTGGACTTACACGAGGCTGTAGGATTCTTACATCCGAGACAAGGCGGAGGTATCATGCCCAACGGGCGGAGAGATATCCCTCTATGCTGAGCTTGTGATGGGCGGAATTAAAAACACTTCCCAAAAGataggaagaggaagaggcatACGTCGAGATTGAGCCGGTTTGGACACGACTTCAATCTCCCATGTAGCTGCACACCCGGCGCTCTGTGAAGACTCTGGGTGCATTACCAAATACCCGAAGAGATggacaaaagaaaacttaTGAACCGaagcttctccttcacctcatGTCTGATGGGGAGTGAGCCACCCACAACGCCAGGTGAAATGTGGTGTGGGACAAGTCGTGCTTGCCAGGACCATGAGCGCAGGTGCCATCCGTAACCGACATCTAATCCTCTCTGGTGATCTCATTCCACAGGCCCACTCCATaacacccccatcaacaacagaaaAGCAAAGGCAACCCAGACTCAAAACAGGTCTCCAAGAAGCACACAAGTCACCACGAGCACTGAGCCAACTGGAGTTCGTTCACATAGAATCCCATTTGTTCCTACGCTTCCAATGTCTGCTCTACTATCTGGGATGTCAGGTGATACGAGACTATTACTTCCATTGtgccaaagtcaacaacatGATCTTGATCCTTTCCTTCCGGAAAGTTATCGCCCATCGGCTCCTTGCCAAGTAAAAAGGGGAGGACCTTCCTCCAAAGGTCACCATGGATTTCTGTCGGTAGCTCCATCCCGGTGACGATATGAACCGCGTTCACAAGTGTAAATCCGCCACAATCGTGCTTGTCTGCTTGGGGTGCGCACTTTCCGACCTCTACTGACCATTCAGTTCCTAGTTCATGCTGGCCGATGAAATGATCGATCGGCCTCGTGGCAGAGCCATGCTATGACTGGGAAGCGGAAGAATCGTATATGACGGCCTTGTGGGTGTCTTTGTCCAAGTGTCCCAGAACCCAGTGCTCGTTTCGAATGTTCATGGCCACCAAGATTTTGCCTCTGGCGCTTGGAGCTCGGCGGGGTGTGAAGCTTCCCAAAATATTTGccgtcatcctcgacgaGAACGGGGTCGATGGTCGAAAGTCGG
It contains:
- a CDS encoding uncharacterized protein (EggNog:ENOG503NXQ2; COG:G), translating into MSGVATITTVAFAVVSHWFKEKAGFATGCVTVSAALGGMFFSLVLQSLFDRLQWRDAALILTLILAVFVTLGNLLVETNLPPQSKTQGEQRTAGETEISRKACGTWQSILGIIQNPKFWLITYAIFAYELILFIQWGSIPSYAVATNFGEKQFYLMMSYNIGAAFGRILPPFVSDRLLGPLNTTIAMNIFTLTAVLAIWLPAGASSMDMLYLVVVLMGIGTGSFVPLGGRISGNIFLA
- a CDS encoding uncharacterized protein (EggNog:ENOG503NXQ2; COG:G) encodes the protein MGALCKPQDMGKWLGFAYAISGFATLIGNPATGAILDRHGSNGIVAFLAAVLASGLISIGILRWQCNGRRWLVMGKI